Below is a window of Candidatus Equadaptatus faecalis DNA.
AGTCCCGCACTCGGGGGATTGTTTAACGGTATTGCAGGCTCATCGTCCAAAACGTCTGTTTTCCATGCCGTCGGCTGAGAGCCGTCATCATACGGTTCCTTAGGATTGTCTTTTACCGCGAGAAGCGTTTTTCCTGACGGAACCGTTACAGACCTTTTGTTGGCGTTGTCCCATACGGTTACGGAATCGTTTCTTCTGTTGATTACGCGGCAGTTGTGTTCAACAACAATGCGCGAGCCTTCTTCTATGCTGAAATCGCCCGACGGTTCAAGCGTCAGAGTGCCGGAAAGCGAATCGTCCGCCCCGCTGTGCGGTCCCGGCTGATTCAAAATGCTGTCGCTGCATACGTCTATGGCAGCCTTGTTTTTGAGCTGGAGAGAGGTCAGCGTCATCTGGTTGACCTTGAGAGTCTGCCCGTCAACCGTCAGTTTTCCGCCGATTTTACCGCCCACAGTATCAGCTCCGGCGCTCTTTGCCCCTTCCTCGTAAAGCCCTGTGAATATTACTCCGGGCTTGCTGACCTTAAAGTCCTGTGCGTAGCTGACCCTGTTTTTGAACAGCAGCGTTATGCCGGAAGGGGCTACGGTGAATTTTTTGCCGGCGTCGTCCGTTCCGAGTACGGCATAGCCTTTTTCGCCGTGCTCGCCGTTTTCAATAACCCAGCTTCCGACAAACTGCGAACATTCGTCTTCACCGTCTTTTATTTTGTCGGCAAAGACCCACAACTTGTAAGAGCCTTTCGGAAGTCTGCCGAAGGGAATGGGAATTCCTTTGCCGTCAGCAACTTCCGCCAAATTTGACACCTTCGCGTAGCTGACGTATTTCCCGTTGTTTTTGTTTTCTTCCGCTATTACCGATACAAAATCCGCCTTGCCCTGCCTTACGGCGTCCGAGGTGTAGCTGATTTTGGGCGGCTGCGTCTTGTATTCCAGCGTTTCGCCGTCAACCTCAAAGGTTCCTCCGCCAAGAACAATCTCCTGCGGCGCTTCAATCAGGCAGTAGCTCTTTGCGCAGCTGCCGAGGCTGTTTTTGTTTCTCTGTCTTACGGTTATGCCGGCGGGTTTTTCAATGCCGTCAGCCGCTTTCGTACGTTTGAAGCCTTTGGACGGGTCAAAATCTTCAATCATAAAGCCTTCGCCGATACCAGCCTTTTCTTTGGCGCCGAACGCACTTTTGAAAAGATAAACAGGCTTAAAAAGCTCTGACCTGAGGTTAATCTGCAGGCAGGGGCGCACGTACTGCCTGATATATGCCTTTGTTCCGAAATCGGAAATATATCCGTGCTTGATTACAACACACATGTTGCCGTTTTTTGACTCGCCCGGCGTGCGCAGATACCACATATCACCGAGGCTGAGGACGTCGCGGGCGAGCTTGGACGTTCCCATTGCCCTTGCCTCTGACAGCGACATAATGAAAAGCACGTCATCGTAATCCTCTTTGAATACATCCTTCATATCGTGCTTTACTATGTAGTTGAGTCCGGCGTCCGCATCTCTCCACGACAGCTGCGGACCGTCGTAATTTCTCATCTGTTTTTCGTAGTCGTTGACCCTTTTGCGGAAATCAGATGCCGGATAGTCCGGTTCAGACGTGTCTTCCTTGTCGTTGCGGAACGGAATTTTGTCAAGATAGTCCGTTACGGTAATATAGCCGTACGTGCTGTCCTTTTTGTACACGCGCCAGTTGAACCCCGCAAAGGTCATTCTGTCCCCCACCTGATCGTTTCTGTCCGCCTTGTAGACGCCGTAGGCAAACGCAGGGGAAACCGAAGTAAAGAGAAGTCCGGCGAGAATTAAAGCCGAGCAGATTTTTCTGAATTTGTTATACACGACACACACCTCCAAATTTTTTTGCCGCACAACGTTATTATAGCATTTCCGAAAGAATTTGCACTGTTTTTTTAAGTATTTTTACCGATTTTTCACTAAGTATTTTTACGGATTTTGCTGCTTTCGCGCAACACAAAAGGCTTGGAGTATTTTACCGGCGGACAAAAAGAAGAAAAATGAGAAAAATACAGGGGCAAATAATTTTCCGCATTGATTTTTGAGAAACTATGCTATAATAACTGGCGCATGTCAGGGTGGCGGAACTGGTAGACGCGCTGGATTCAGGATCCAGTGAGCTAACGCTCTTAGGGGTTCAATTCCCCTCCTTGACACCACTGAAACTATAACGGGACAGAAGCTGATGCTTCTGTCCCGTTTTTGTACCGCTTACGCGTTAAAAAGTTAAAAATCGAGTTCTTTTTTGAGCGGGCGCGCAAAGTAGCGTTCAAGCAGCGCTTCCGGCGAAATTCCCTTGTAGAGTATGCTGTATATGCCTTCGGCAAGCGGCATTTCCACGTTGTATTTTCTGCTGTTTTCAACAACGGCACGCACCGTGTAGGCACCTTCGGCAACCTGTCCGATTTCTTTTACTGCCGTTTCAAAATCAAGCCCTCCGCCGATTTTAAGTCCAAGCCGGAAATTTCTTGAGTGCAGGCTGCAGCAGGTAACCATTAGGTCTCCCACTCCGGCAAGCCCCGCTAAGGTTATCGGTTTTGCGCCGAGCTTCTGCCCGAAGCGCATCATTTCCGCCAGCCCGCGGCAGGCAAGCGCCGCCGAGGCGTTGTCGCCGAGCCTGAGTGCGGATATTATCCCCGCGGCTATCGCGTAGATATTTTTGAGCGCGCCGCCGACTTCAAGTCCGGTTACGTCGTCCGACGTGTATATCCTGAATCTGCCTCCGCTGAGAAGCTCCTGCCACATTGCCGCTTCGCTCTTTTTTTCTGAGGCGAGGGCAACCGTTGTGGGACATCCCGCAAGCAGTTCTTCCGCGTGGCTGGGGCCTGAAAGCACGGAATATACGTTGTCCGGCGTTATTTCGGCGTGTATTTCGTGCAGCAATTTTCCGCTCGCTATTTCTATGCCTTTGGCAAGACTGAGCATGTGAAAGCCTGTTTTAACGCTGACGGTCTGCTCCAGTACGGAACGCACAGCCTGCGTCGGTACAGCGCAGATTACTTTGTCGGAAAATCCAAGCGCTTCGGCAATATCAAGCGTACAGGCTATGGTTTCAGGCAGCTCTGTTTCCTGAAAGCAGAAAGAATTGCGGCGCGTTTTGTTTATTGTATCGCACTGCACTCCGTCATTTGTCCAAAGCAGAATTTCGTGTCCGCAGTCTGCAAGCTGTTTTGCCATTGCCGTTCCGAAGCTGCCCGCCCCGAGTATGGTTATTTTCATTTTGCTCTCCGTTCTATCTGCTTACGAATATCGCCAGCAGTTCGCGCAGCGAGGCAACGCGTATTACTTCCATCGGATATTCCTCTTTAGGCGTGCGCCTGCTTATTACGGCGCGTTTAAAGCCTATTCTTTCCGCTTCCTTTAATCTCATTCTTGTACGCGCGGCGGGGCGCACTTCGCCTGCAAGCCCGACTTCGCCGATGAAACATACGTCCGGCGGGATCGGCACGTCACGAAGCGCGGACGCCAAAGAAGCGCATATCGCAAGGTCGGCGGCAGGGTCTTTTAAATTCAGTCCCGCAGCTACGTTCAAATATACGTCGCTCGTGCGCGACACTATTCCGCAGCGCCGTTCAAGCACGGCAAGAAGAAGCTGAAGTCTGTTCAGCTCTATGCCGCGCGCAGTCCTCCTCGGATAGGGAAACGGGGTCATTGAAGCAAGCGCCTGTATTTCCGCCGCTATCGAACGGCTGCCCTCGAGAGGCATGGCTATCGCCACCCCTGAGTTGCCGAGGTCGCTTCCGTTCCAGTACAGTTTGCTCGGGTCTGTAACAGCGCACAGTCCTTTGTCCGTCATTTCGAATATTCCGAGTTCTTCGGTGCTTCCGTAACGGTTTTTTTCAGCACGCAGCAGCCTGTTCGGCGAGTCGTTTTCGCCGGTAAAGAGCAGAACGACGTCAACCTGATGTTCAAGCAGTTTCGGTCCCGCGATCTGCCCCGATTTTGTAATGTGCCCAACAAGTACGGTCGGTATGCCGCTGCTTTTCGCCATGTCAACGCACATCTGGGCGACCTGTTTTACCTGTGACGGAGATCCTGCCCAGCCGTTTTCATCGTCCGTCCTGAACGCCTGAACCGAGTCAACGACAACAAAGTCGTAGTCTTTGGCAGCTTCGAGAGCGGACGGCAGATCATTTTCGCAAAGCAGGTCAAGCCCGTCGGTCATCAGACCGAGACGCCTGCCGCGCAGCGCAATCTGCCCCGAAGATTCTTCGCCGGAGATGTACAGCACCGATTTGCCTTTAGCCGCCATTGCCGCGCATACCTGAAGCAGAAGCGTGGATTTGCCCACCCCGGGCTCACCGCTGATAAGCGTGACTCCGCCCGAAATCCAGCCGCCGCCGAGAACTCTGTCAAGCTCGGCAATACCGGACGGTATCCGCGGCTGTTCTTCAACGTCAAGTCCTCTGATAGGCTTTGCGGCACGGACGGAACTCACCTTTCCTTTTTTATTAACCGGAACCGGTGTGTCTGCCTCCATGCTGCCCCATGCACCGCACTTCGGGCATTTGCCCACCATTGTCAGGCTCGTAAAGCCGCATTCGGAACATTTGTATTTTGAAATTTCTTTCACCATTGCGTCATACCCTGTCGGACACGCATTAGACCG
It encodes the following:
- a CDS encoding SYNERG-CTERM sorting domain-containing protein: MYNKFRKICSALILAGLLFTSVSPAFAYGVYKADRNDQVGDRMTFAGFNWRVYKKDSTYGYITVTDYLDKIPFRNDKEDTSEPDYPASDFRKRVNDYEKQMRNYDGPQLSWRDADAGLNYIVKHDMKDVFKEDYDDVLFIMSLSEARAMGTSKLARDVLSLGDMWYLRTPGESKNGNMCVVIKHGYISDFGTKAYIRQYVRPCLQINLRSELFKPVYLFKSAFGAKEKAGIGEGFMIEDFDPSKGFKRTKAADGIEKPAGITVRQRNKNSLGSCAKSYCLIEAPQEIVLGGGTFEVDGETLEYKTQPPKISYTSDAVRQGKADFVSVIAEENKNNGKYVSYAKVSNLAEVADGKGIPIPFGRLPKGSYKLWVFADKIKDGEDECSQFVGSWVIENGEHGEKGYAVLGTDDAGKKFTVAPSGITLLFKNRVSYAQDFKVSKPGVIFTGLYEEGAKSAGADTVGGKIGGKLTVDGQTLKVNQMTLTSLQLKNKAAIDVCSDSILNQPGPHSGADDSLSGTLTLEPSGDFSIEEGSRIVVEHNCRVINRRNDSVTVWDNANKRSVTVPSGKTLLAVKDNPKEPYDDGSQPTAWKTDVLDDEPAIPLNNPPSAGLSYKCEIAVQNSPEIAGMGQAPSAGEAEIFKAAEYAINELAAWVEYALYEDPDSIIGAKDITEITEKTGFKLKIAHAEGTGEDETLKVSVKLDVPIEPAKDKKLAVILPIGNAGGASADEGLLGAYEETDEIQYGVFKADYDENTQILTFEIPEYGKYFAGGDEILPLLVTVAELNGDAEFDGEEQKKSSSGGCNAGFGAFALLGVLGMFYRKKN
- a CDS encoding NAD(P)-dependent glycerol-3-phosphate dehydrogenase; protein product: MKITILGAGSFGTAMAKQLADCGHEILLWTNDGVQCDTINKTRRNSFCFQETELPETIACTLDIAEALGFSDKVICAVPTQAVRSVLEQTVSVKTGFHMLSLAKGIEIASGKLLHEIHAEITPDNVYSVLSGPSHAEELLAGCPTTVALASEKKSEAAMWQELLSGGRFRIYTSDDVTGLEVGGALKNIYAIAAGIISALRLGDNASAALACRGLAEMMRFGQKLGAKPITLAGLAGVGDLMVTCCSLHSRNFRLGLKIGGGLDFETAVKEIGQVAEGAYTVRAVVENSRKYNVEMPLAEGIYSILYKGISPEALLERYFARPLKKELDF
- the radA gene encoding DNA repair protein RadA, with product MVKEISKYKCSECGFTSLTMVGKCPKCGAWGSMEADTPVPVNKKGKVSSVRAAKPIRGLDVEEQPRIPSGIAELDRVLGGGWISGGVTLISGEPGVGKSTLLLQVCAAMAAKGKSVLYISGEESSGQIALRGRRLGLMTDGLDLLCENDLPSALEAAKDYDFVVVDSVQAFRTDDENGWAGSPSQVKQVAQMCVDMAKSSGIPTVLVGHITKSGQIAGPKLLEHQVDVVLLFTGENDSPNRLLRAEKNRYGSTEELGIFEMTDKGLCAVTDPSKLYWNGSDLGNSGVAIAMPLEGSRSIAAEIQALASMTPFPYPRRTARGIELNRLQLLLAVLERRCGIVSRTSDVYLNVAAGLNLKDPAADLAICASLASALRDVPIPPDVCFIGEVGLAGEVRPAARTRMRLKEAERIGFKRAVISRRTPKEEYPMEVIRVASLRELLAIFVSR